A single window of Syntrophus aciditrophicus SB DNA harbors:
- a CDS encoding (Fe-S)-binding protein: METIAPFKEIIEEVKAHGGDAFKRCFQCGLCDAVCPWNKVRQFSMRKIVREATFGLTDIESEEMWRCTTCGRCPQQCPRDVKQIESGVALRRIATEYGVFPHSVQPIKSIRGSLVGSGNPLNEERGKRADWARGLDVKPFAEGMEILYFPDCYACYDPRMKKVAVATARILQAAGVDFGILGDKEVCCGESIRKAGDEEVFQRLAKENIKAFIDAGVKKILVSSPHCYHTFKNEYPEFRVNFEIVHITQYLAELIGEGRLKLDPDKVYEKKVTWHDPCYLGRHNGIYDEPRNVLQAVPGLEFTELPEHHVASLCCGGGGGRIWMETIKGERFCDLRIDQAVDVGAEVLVTACPYCITNFEDSRVTMGLDDRIEVKEITEVISELI; encoded by the coding sequence GTGGAGACTATAGCCCCCTTCAAGGAAATTATAGAGGAAGTTAAAGCGCACGGTGGAGACGCCTTCAAACGCTGTTTCCAATGCGGCTTGTGCGATGCCGTCTGTCCCTGGAACAAGGTGCGGCAGTTCAGCATGCGCAAGATCGTCCGCGAGGCCACGTTCGGCCTGACGGACATTGAGAGTGAAGAGATGTGGCGTTGCACCACCTGCGGAAGATGTCCCCAGCAGTGTCCGCGGGACGTAAAACAGATCGAATCCGGGGTTGCCCTGCGCAGGATTGCCACGGAGTACGGCGTATTTCCCCATTCCGTACAGCCGATCAAGAGCATCAGAGGCAGCCTTGTCGGTTCAGGGAACCCGCTGAACGAGGAGCGGGGCAAGCGAGCGGACTGGGCCAGGGGCCTGGATGTGAAGCCTTTTGCCGAGGGGATGGAGATTCTGTATTTTCCCGACTGCTATGCCTGCTATGACCCGCGGATGAAGAAGGTCGCGGTTGCCACAGCCAGGATTCTGCAGGCGGCCGGGGTGGATTTCGGCATCCTGGGCGACAAGGAAGTCTGCTGTGGCGAGAGCATCCGCAAGGCAGGCGATGAGGAGGTGTTCCAGCGCCTGGCGAAGGAGAACATCAAGGCCTTTATCGATGCGGGTGTGAAGAAGATTCTTGTTTCGTCCCCCCATTGCTACCATACCTTCAAGAACGAGTATCCCGAATTCAGGGTGAACTTCGAGATCGTTCACATCACCCAGTACCTGGCCGAGCTCATTGGCGAGGGACGGCTTAAGCTTGATCCGGACAAGGTGTATGAGAAGAAGGTCACCTGGCATGATCCCTGTTACCTGGGGCGGCACAACGGCATCTACGACGAGCCCCGCAATGTTCTGCAGGCCGTACCCGGTCTGGAGTTTACGGAACTGCCGGAACACCATGTCGCCAGTCTGTGCTGTGGCGGCGGCGGCGGTCGGATCTGGATGGAGACGATCAAGGGAGAGCGGTTCTGCGATCTGCGGATCGATCAGGCGGTCGATGTCGGGGCGGAGGTGCTGGTCACCGCCTGTCCGTACTGCATCACCAACTTCGAGGACAGCCGGGTCACCATGGGTCTGGATGACAGGATCGAGGTTAAAGAGATCACGGAAGTGATTTCGGAATTGATTTAG